A window of the Hordeum vulgare subsp. vulgare chromosome 5H, MorexV3_pseudomolecules_assembly, whole genome shotgun sequence genome harbors these coding sequences:
- the LOC123396098 gene encoding tRNA (guanine(37)-N1)-methyltransferase-like, with translation MVTEVKQYGATFRLDYSLLYWNSRLEHEHIILVSLFKKADVICDMFAGIGAFSIPTGQKGCVVYANDLNADSIHYLKTNAKINKVEDYIFTYNKDARVFMQSLMAVPDPETKPECQFGAANRCSEEMGSSGNEHSTSNGNHNGTRSCNPDRTLMASV, from the coding sequence ATGGTGACTGAAGTTAAACAATATGGTGCTACATTTAGACTTGACTATAGTTTGCTCTACTGGAATTCGAGACTTGAGCATGAACACATCATATTGGTTTCCCTTTTCAAGAAAGCAGATGTTATCTGTGACATGTTTGCTGGTATTGGCGCATTTTCTATCCCAACCGGACAGAAAGGATGTGTTGTATATGCAAATGATTTAAATGCAGACAGTATTCATTATCTCAAGACAAATGCAAAGATTAACAAGGTGGAGGATTATATCTTCACATACAACAAGGATGCTAGAGTATTCATGCAAAGTTTAATGGCAGTACCTGACCCAGAAACTAAGCCCGAGTGTCAATTTGGTGCTGCTAATCGTTGTTCTGAAGAAATGGGTTCTTCTGGTAATGAACATTCCACGTCAAATGGAAATCATAATGGTACCCGCTCCTGCAATCCGGATAGAACACTCATGGCATCAGTCTGA